One window from the genome of [Clostridium] celerecrescens 18A encodes:
- a CDS encoding DEAD/DEAH box helicase has translation MRVSHLTTNTFWKGESGVSALVEDQGKEYKANLHIKGSQVFDYSCSCAQGNSYRGMCPHCKALFEVYKEQESNPGRPVLTSQQARAMIREYTNREVSRIMSEGEEEQVKLSLSLLISRRDVKLEFKLGKDRLYMVKDLAAFANAVENGTYVEYGKNLAFHHSPSAFAKESRPLLEFVLEIVNAYCEHYEQFQKSSFSTKPVLRFLNLSRANRDRFFGIMMGETLEFEDYKGQKRQLMIVDRNPNLKVTVKRQGRDGVLVSVDRELLTFEGEHRLYLADMKYLYCCDQPCSEALSVFLGQMMEGFKPSYETEINDKDMPLFYERVLKRIAAYCTIDSKELDLEAYKPEELKARFDFDSDGQGGLILKPTLSYGDYSFQPVEDERLPRTVCRDVPGEFRISRLITRYFKYKEYESEYPAIRDDEEAVYRLLTSGMSEFMALGEVYFSESFKKLKVLPPPKVSIGVRSVGNWLELDVDTAGLSGEDLSRLLEVYSQKKKYYRLKSGEFISLDDNGLMTVARLIEGLSADPDKLGKSFRLPKYRALYLDSILKEGNGITLYRDQLYKAVVRGMKSVEDSDFEVPKPLRHVLRGYQKTGYRWLKTLDSYGFGGILADDMGLGKTIQIITLLLDEADKKEHTTSLIVCPASLVYNWENEFHIFAPSLKVATITGQAGEREELLMNTDEQDVLITSYDLLKRDIALYKDKFFRFQVIDEAQYIKNASTQSARAVKSIDAGNRFALTGTPIENRLSELWSIFDFLMPGFLFSYRKFKKEYELPIVRDQERPALESLHRLIGPFLLRRLKKDVLKELPDKLETIVYSAFDKEQKELYAANAFRLKQELESLDGSSGRDNIQILSALTRLRQICCDPHLCYENYKGGSAKLETCIDLVRNGVEGGHKILLFSQFTSMLEVIGQRLKKEAVPFYMLTGATPKEDRLHMVNSFKDDEIPLFLISLKAGGTGLNLTAADVVIHFDPWWNVAAQNQATDRAHRIGQEKQVSVFKLITKGTIEENILKLQESKKDLAEQIITEGTVSLSNLTKEDLLGLLDI, from the coding sequence ATGAGAGTATCACACTTGACGACAAATACCTTCTGGAAGGGCGAATCAGGCGTCAGTGCCCTGGTGGAGGATCAGGGAAAGGAATATAAGGCAAATTTGCATATCAAGGGTAGTCAGGTTTTTGACTACTCTTGTTCTTGTGCCCAGGGAAATTCTTACCGGGGGATGTGTCCTCACTGCAAAGCTCTGTTTGAGGTGTATAAAGAGCAGGAGTCAAACCCTGGAAGGCCTGTACTCACTTCCCAGCAAGCAAGAGCCATGATTCGGGAATATACCAACCGGGAGGTGTCCCGGATCATGAGCGAGGGAGAAGAGGAACAGGTGAAACTTTCCCTATCCCTCCTCATCAGCCGTAGAGATGTGAAGCTGGAGTTTAAGCTTGGAAAGGACCGGCTTTACATGGTAAAGGATCTGGCTGCATTTGCAAATGCGGTAGAAAACGGCACCTATGTGGAATACGGCAAAAATTTGGCGTTCCATCACAGTCCTTCCGCCTTCGCAAAGGAGAGCCGCCCCCTCCTGGAATTTGTACTGGAGATTGTAAATGCATATTGTGAGCATTATGAACAGTTTCAGAAAAGTTCCTTTTCCACAAAACCTGTCCTGCGTTTTTTAAATTTGAGCCGCGCAAACCGGGACCGTTTCTTTGGAATCATGATGGGAGAGACCCTGGAATTTGAAGATTACAAGGGGCAGAAGCGGCAGCTGATGATCGTTGACCGCAATCCCAACTTAAAGGTTACGGTAAAGCGCCAGGGACGGGATGGGGTTTTGGTGTCCGTTGACCGGGAGCTTCTGACCTTTGAGGGGGAACACCGCTTATATCTTGCAGATATGAAATACTTATACTGTTGTGACCAGCCCTGCAGCGAGGCCCTTTCCGTGTTTCTGGGGCAGATGATGGAAGGGTTTAAACCTTCTTATGAAACAGAGATCAATGACAAGGATATGCCTCTTTTTTATGAACGGGTTTTAAAAAGGATCGCTGCTTACTGCACCATTGATTCCAAAGAACTGGATCTGGAAGCTTATAAACCGGAGGAGTTAAAGGCTAGATTTGACTTTGATTCTGATGGGCAGGGCGGACTGATTTTAAAACCGACCCTTTCCTATGGGGACTATTCGTTCCAGCCGGTAGAAGATGAGCGCCTTCCCCGTACCGTGTGCCGGGATGTGCCCGGAGAGTTCCGCATCAGCCGCCTGATAACCCGCTACTTTAAATACAAAGAATATGAATCGGAATATCCGGCCATTCGGGATGATGAGGAAGCGGTATACCGGTTACTTACCTCAGGAATGAGCGAGTTCATGGCGTTGGGAGAAGTCTATTTTTCCGAATCCTTTAAAAAGTTAAAAGTTCTTCCTCCTCCCAAAGTATCCATTGGAGTTCGGAGTGTAGGGAATTGGCTGGAATTGGACGTGGATACGGCCGGGCTGTCGGGAGAGGACTTAAGCAGGCTTTTGGAAGTATACAGCCAGAAAAAGAAGTATTACCGCTTAAAAAGCGGGGAATTTATAAGTCTTGACGACAACGGGCTTATGACGGTTGCAAGGCTGATTGAGGGCTTATCTGCTGACCCTGATAAGCTGGGCAAGTCGTTCCGCCTTCCAAAATACAGAGCGCTTTATCTGGACAGCATTTTAAAAGAAGGAAATGGCATTACCCTTTACCGGGACCAGCTCTATAAGGCGGTGGTCCGGGGAATGAAGTCTGTGGAGGACAGTGATTTTGAGGTCCCCAAGCCCCTGCGTCATGTGCTGAGAGGGTATCAAAAGACGGGATACCGCTGGCTTAAGACATTGGACAGCTATGGCTTTGGCGGAATCCTTGCCGATGATATGGGACTTGGAAAGACCATTCAAATCATAACCCTGCTCCTTGATGAAGCGGATAAAAAGGAACATACAACTTCCCTTATCGTCTGTCCTGCCTCCTTAGTGTACAACTGGGAGAATGAGTTTCACATTTTTGCTCCATCTCTTAAAGTTGCGACAATCACCGGACAGGCAGGGGAGCGGGAAGAGCTGTTAATGAATACGGATGAGCAAGATGTGCTGATCACGTCCTATGATTTATTAAAACGGGATATTGCTCTTTATAAGGATAAGTTCTTCCGGTTTCAGGTCATTGATGAGGCCCAGTATATCAAAAATGCATCCACCCAGAGTGCAAGAGCGGTAAAAAGCATTGATGCAGGAAACCGGTTTGCTTTAACCGGTACTCCCATTGAAAACCGTTTATCTGAGTTATGGAGCATTTTTGATTTTCTGATGCCGGGATTTCTTTTCTCCTATCGGAAATTTAAAAAAGAATATGAGCTTCCCATTGTCAGGGATCAGGAAAGGCCAGCCCTGGAGAGCCTTCACCGCCTGATCGGCCCCTTCCTATTAAGACGGCTTAAGAAAGATGTGCTGAAAGAATTGCCGGACAAGCTGGAGACCATTGTTTATTCGGCTTTTGACAAAGAGCAAAAAGAGCTGTATGCGGCAAATGCGTTCCGCTTAAAGCAGGAGCTTGAAAGTTTAGATGGCAGTTCGGGAAGGGATAACATCCAGATCCTTTCGGCGCTTACCAGACTCCGTCAGATCTGCTGTGACCCTCATTTATGCTATGAGAATTACAAAGGCGGATCTGCAAAACTGGAAACCTGCATTGACCTGGTTCGGAATGGGGTAGAAGGCGGGCACAAGATCCTGCTCTTTTCCCAGTTTACCTCTATGCTTGAGGTGATCGGACAAAGGCTGAAAAAAGAGGCGGTACCATTCTATATGCTGACAGGAGCAACTCCGAAAGAAGATAGGCTCCATATGGTTAATTCCTTTAAAGATGATGAGATCCCCTTATTCCTGATTTCCTTAAAGGCAGGCGGTACAGGACTTAACCTGACTGCGGCGGATGTGGTCATACACTTTGATCCATGGTGGAATGTGGCTGCTCAGAACCAGGCCACGGACCGTGCCCACAGGATCGGTCAGGAGAAGCAGGTGAGCGTATTCAAACTGATCACTAAGGGGACGATTGAGGAAAATATTTTAAAGCTTCAGGAATCCAAAAAAGATTTGGCGGAACAGATTATAACAGAGGGAACCGTATCCTTAAGCAATCTGACCAAAGAGGATTTGTTGGGGCTTTTGGATATATAG
- a CDS encoding flavodoxin family protein: MKVLMLNGSPHERGCTNRALLEVEWALNEEGIETEILHVGSQSVHGCIACQKCSETGRCVFNYDLVNQVLDKMETAEGLIVGSPVHYASPNGTVLSFLDRLFYAGRDFAFKPGAAVVSARRAGTTASLDVLNKYFTIAQMPVVSSTYWNMVHGFTPQEVEQDLEGLHTMRALGKNMAWLLKCLEVGKAAGISLPAWEEIPRTNFIR; this comes from the coding sequence ATGAAAGTACTAATGTTAAACGGGAGCCCTCATGAGAGAGGCTGTACCAATCGAGCCCTCCTTGAGGTGGAATGGGCCTTGAATGAAGAAGGCATTGAGACAGAAATCCTACACGTAGGGAGCCAGTCTGTCCATGGATGCATTGCCTGTCAGAAATGTTCAGAAACAGGAAGATGCGTATTTAATTATGATTTGGTTAATCAGGTACTTGATAAAATGGAAACAGCGGAAGGACTGATCGTAGGTTCCCCTGTTCATTATGCTTCTCCTAACGGCACCGTGCTTTCCTTCCTGGACCGTTTGTTTTATGCGGGAAGGGATTTTGCCTTTAAACCTGGAGCAGCAGTTGTGTCCGCCCGGAGGGCAGGAACTACAGCTTCTCTTGATGTGTTAAACAAATATTTCACCATTGCCCAGATGCCGGTGGTTTCCTCCACTTACTGGAACATGGTTCACGGATTTACGCCTCAGGAGGTGGAACAGGATTTGGAAGGGCTTCACACCATGAGAGCTCTCGGAAAAAATATGGCATGGCTTTTAAAATGTCTTGAGGTGGGAAAAGCCGCAGGAATCAGCCTTCCCGCCTGGGAAGAAATCCCAAGGACAAATTTCATACGATAA
- the nrdD gene encoding anaerobic ribonucleoside-triphosphate reductase produces MIKVQKRDGRIVEYDRDKIITAIRKANAEVEASERAGEEMIDTILDHVERDNDGVISVEAIQDMIESSLVNKNKYTLSKKYIIYRYQRALLRKANTTDESILKLIKNENKELAEENSNKNTILASTQRDYIAGEVSRDLTRRMLLPERISLAHDQGSIHFHDADYFVQPIFNCCLINIGDMLDNGTVMNEKMIESPKSFQVACTVMTQIIAAVASNQYGGQSVDIRHLGKYLRKSNDKFHKQICVEFGDTVSPEMVEKMAAIRLRDELKSGVQTIQYQINTLMTTNGQAPFVTLFLCLDDNDEYLKENAMIVEEVLRQRLEGIKNEAGVYVTPAFPKLIYVLDENNCLKGGRYDYITKLAVKCSSKRMYPDYISAKKMRENYEGNVFSCMGCRSFLSTWKDENGNYKFEGRFNQGVVSLNLPQIGIQAKGDEDTFWKILDERLDLCYEALMCRHKSLEGTLSDVSPIHWQYGAIARLKKGEKIDPLLHNGYSTISLGYIGLYETTKLMKGVSQTDPVGEEFALRVMNYMRKVVDQWKKQTGLGFGLYGTPAESLCYRFAKIDRERFGNIPDVTDKGYYTNSYHVDVRENIDAFSKFTFESQFQNISSGGAISYVEVPNMQNNLEAMEEVVKFIYDNIQYAEFNTKSDYCQECGFDGEIIINEDMDWECPQCHNKDKKRMNVTRRTCGYLGENFWNTGKTKEIKSRVLHL; encoded by the coding sequence ATGATTAAAGTTCAAAAACGTGACGGCAGAATTGTGGAATATGACAGGGATAAAATCATTACAGCCATTCGGAAAGCCAATGCAGAGGTGGAAGCTTCTGAGCGGGCTGGAGAGGAAATGATTGATACAATACTGGATCATGTGGAGAGAGATAACGACGGCGTGATCAGTGTGGAAGCAATTCAGGACATGATCGAGAGCAGTCTGGTAAATAAGAACAAATATACGCTCTCCAAAAAATACATCATTTACCGTTACCAGAGGGCTCTGCTTCGGAAGGCAAACACAACCGATGAGTCTATCTTAAAACTGATTAAAAATGAGAACAAGGAACTTGCAGAGGAAAATTCCAACAAGAATACCATTCTGGCATCGACTCAGAGAGATTACATCGCAGGAGAGGTGTCCAGAGACTTAACCAGAAGAATGCTGCTTCCGGAGAGGATTTCTCTTGCCCATGACCAGGGCTCCATTCACTTCCACGATGCGGATTATTTCGTACAGCCGATTTTTAATTGCTGTCTGATCAACATCGGTGATATGCTGGATAACGGCACCGTAATGAATGAAAAAATGATCGAAAGCCCTAAGAGCTTTCAGGTGGCCTGTACGGTCATGACCCAGATCATAGCGGCTGTTGCCAGCAACCAGTACGGCGGCCAGTCCGTAGATATCCGGCATTTGGGAAAATATTTAAGAAAAAGCAATGATAAATTCCATAAGCAGATCTGTGTGGAATTCGGGGATACGGTTTCTCCTGAGATGGTGGAAAAGATGGCCGCCATCCGCCTGAGAGATGAATTAAAATCCGGTGTCCAGACCATTCAGTACCAGATCAACACCTTAATGACAACCAACGGGCAGGCCCCCTTTGTGACCCTGTTCCTATGCCTTGATGATAACGACGAATACCTCAAGGAAAATGCCATGATCGTGGAGGAGGTCCTCCGTCAGAGATTGGAAGGGATTAAGAACGAAGCAGGCGTATATGTCACTCCTGCATTTCCTAAACTGATCTATGTTTTAGATGAGAATAACTGCTTAAAGGGCGGAAGATATGATTACATAACGAAGCTGGCGGTGAAATGCTCTTCTAAACGCATGTACCCGGATTATATTTCTGCTAAGAAAATGAGGGAAAATTATGAAGGGAACGTATTCAGCTGCATGGGCTGCCGGAGCTTCCTGTCTACTTGGAAGGATGAGAATGGAAATTACAAGTTTGAGGGAAGATTTAATCAGGGAGTGGTAAGTCTTAATCTGCCGCAGATCGGTATTCAGGCAAAGGGAGACGAAGATACATTCTGGAAGATTTTGGATGAACGTCTGGATCTATGCTATGAGGCTCTGATGTGCAGACATAAGTCACTGGAAGGCACCCTTTCCGATGTAAGCCCGATCCACTGGCAGTACGGTGCCATCGCAAGGCTTAAAAAAGGTGAAAAGATCGACCCGCTCCTTCATAATGGCTATTCAACCATATCTTTGGGATACATCGGCCTTTATGAGACGACAAAGCTTATGAAGGGAGTCAGTCAGACAGATCCGGTAGGAGAAGAGTTTGCCCTTCGTGTCATGAATTATATGCGGAAGGTTGTAGACCAGTGGAAAAAACAGACAGGCCTTGGCTTTGGCTTATATGGGACACCGGCGGAATCTCTCTGCTACCGTTTTGCCAAAATTGACCGGGAGCGGTTCGGAAACATACCTGATGTGACGGACAAAGGCTATTACACCAACTCCTATCACGTTGATGTGCGGGAAAATATAGATGCGTTCAGCAAATTCACCTTTGAAAGCCAGTTTCAGAATATTTCCTCCGGCGGGGCCATTTCCTATGTGGAGGTTCCTAATATGCAGAACAATCTGGAAGCAATGGAAGAAGTGGTGAAATTCATTTACGATAACATCCAGTACGCAGAGTTTAACACCAAATCAGATTATTGTCAGGAATGCGGCTTTGATGGTGAGATCATCATCAATGAAGATATGGATTGGGAATGCCCTCAGTGCCATAATAAGGATAAGAAGCGGATGAATGTGACCAGAAGAACCTGCGGTTATCTGGGAGAGAATTTCTGGAACACCGGAAAGACAAAGGAGATCAAATCCAGGGTTCTTCATCTATAG
- the nrdG gene encoding anaerobic ribonucleoside-triphosphate reductase activating protein — MNYATIKPTDVANGPGVRVSLFVSGCNHRCKECFNSEAWDFHYGQEYGPETGSKILEYLDHPYIAGLSLLGGEPMDPKNQKGILSLIEKVKERFPEKTIWCYTGYDFEKDILGDMAGKLPETRRILNCLDVLVDGKFEVEKKDLKLRFKGSSNQRIIKVQESLDMGTIVLWE; from the coding sequence ATGAATTATGCAACCATAAAGCCTACGGATGTAGCGAACGGCCCGGGGGTCAGGGTATCTTTGTTTGTCAGCGGTTGCAATCATCGCTGCAAGGAGTGTTTTAATTCTGAAGCCTGGGATTTTCATTACGGCCAGGAATATGGTCCGGAAACCGGATCAAAGATACTGGAATATTTAGACCATCCCTATATTGCAGGCTTAAGCCTGCTGGGGGGTGAGCCCATGGATCCCAAAAATCAGAAGGGCATTCTTTCTTTGATAGAGAAAGTAAAGGAGCGTTTTCCGGAAAAGACGATCTGGTGCTACACCGGTTATGATTTTGAAAAGGATATTCTGGGAGACATGGCAGGAAAGCTTCCTGAGACAAGGCGTATATTAAACTGTCTGGATGTCCTGGTAGACGGAAAGTTTGAAGTGGAAAAAAAGGATTTAAAACTGCGGTTTAAAGGGTCATCCAATCAAAGGATCATTAAAGTGCAGGAATCCCTTGATATGGGAACGATTGTATTGTGGGAATAA
- a CDS encoding LytTR family DNA-binding domain-containing protein, whose translation MKVNFRTVSHDAEESAELYIHERDEAVDRLAEYLEQDLFRSVTLLCQREEKICRVPSPEIYLIETVMEKQVVHTKEETYETNRRLYELERLLPSNFIRISKSVIMNIDKVRTYTPMLNGLMKVSMLNSQETYISRKYLKEVKDRILEVRRYE comes from the coding sequence ATGAAGGTCAATTTTAGAACAGTCAGCCATGATGCGGAAGAATCTGCGGAGCTGTACATCCATGAGCGGGATGAGGCGGTGGACCGTCTTGCAGAATATCTGGAACAGGATTTGTTCCGGTCGGTAACGCTCTTGTGCCAGAGGGAAGAGAAAATCTGCCGGGTTCCGAGCCCTGAGATTTATTTGATTGAAACGGTGATGGAAAAACAGGTGGTCCATACGAAAGAGGAAACCTATGAGACAAATAGGAGACTTTACGAACTGGAGCGGCTTCTTCCGTCTAATTTTATCCGTATATCCAAATCTGTGATCATGAATATAGATAAGGTAAGGACCTATACCCCCATGCTCAATGGGCTTATGAAGGTTTCCATGTTAAATTCCCAGGAAACTTATATTTCCAGGAAATATTTAAAAGAGGTAAAGGACAGGATTTTGGAGGTGAGGCGTTATGAATAG
- a CDS encoding DUF4318 domain-containing protein — MNRNEGKREVFWEILFAGADLGMILFVGALMGLWLFSGRQGLEIVMDRLGLFFLIYLASGCLLQFFKRLPEMDLSWLRGMAFMYWFDILLVLLLFLAAFLPDYLRYMILSDAVVLVGRWALNYLYAKRTANELNKAKGGRTLVIDLNEKPGTKEEFFSFLENYCIKNRLSLEYIERDIPAVVKLDGVLHEVDLRSYYTYGGPVYTMDITKL; from the coding sequence ATGAATAGGAACGAGGGAAAAAGAGAGGTTTTTTGGGAAATTCTGTTTGCCGGAGCCGATCTGGGGATGATTTTATTTGTAGGTGCTTTAATGGGACTTTGGCTTTTCTCTGGCAGACAGGGGCTAGAGATCGTCATGGACCGCCTGGGCTTGTTTTTTCTCATTTATCTTGCTTCAGGCTGCCTGCTTCAATTCTTTAAACGGCTGCCTGAAATGGATCTAAGCTGGCTGCGGGGAATGGCTTTTATGTACTGGTTTGATATTTTATTAGTTCTCTTATTGTTTCTTGCTGCATTTCTTCCGGATTATTTAAGATACATGATCTTATCCGATGCTGTGGTGCTTGTCGGGAGATGGGCGTTAAATTACCTTTATGCTAAGCGTACTGCCAATGAACTGAATAAAGCAAAGGGAGGACGGACCCTTGTCATTGATTTGAATGAAAAGCCAGGCACTAAGGAAGAATTTTTCTCTTTTCTGGAAAATTACTGCATCAAAAACCGCTTGAGCCTGGAATATATAGAACGGGATATTCCGGCTGTGGTTAAGCTTGACGGGGTCCTTCATGAGGTGGATTTAAGGAGTTACTATACGTATGGAGGACCTGTGTATACCATGGACATTACAAAGCTTTAA
- a CDS encoding TetR/AcrR family transcriptional regulator C-terminal domain-containing protein, with translation MIDNPNKSEKTKYRLADSIKDCMKTKPVDKITVQNIVDGCGMTRQTFYRNFKDKYDLINWYFDKLVLESFAQIGVDKTVRQSLKEKFEFIKKEKVFFTEAFRSDDYNSLKEHDFELIMGFYTELITRKRQEMLSEEIEFFLEMYCRGSVYMTVKWVLSGMKQSPGEMAASLTEAMPPKLETVFSEAGLI, from the coding sequence ATGATTGACAATCCAAACAAAAGCGAAAAAACAAAATACCGTCTGGCTGATTCCATAAAGGATTGCATGAAAACCAAGCCTGTGGATAAGATTACAGTGCAGAACATTGTGGATGGGTGTGGAATGACCAGACAAACCTTTTACCGGAATTTTAAGGATAAATACGATTTGATCAACTGGTATTTTGACAAGCTGGTTCTGGAATCCTTTGCTCAGATCGGAGTGGATAAAACCGTTCGTCAGAGTCTGAAGGAAAAATTCGAATTTATCAAAAAGGAAAAGGTATTCTTTACGGAGGCGTTCCGTTCCGACGATTATAATTCTTTGAAAGAACATGACTTTGAACTGATCATGGGATTTTATACGGAACTCATTACCCGGAAGAGACAGGAAATGCTTTCTGAGGAAATCGAGTTTTTTCTTGAGATGTATTGCAGAGGTTCCGTATATATGACGGTGAAATGGGTCCTTTCGGGTATGAAGCAGAGTCCGGGTGAGATGGCTGCAAGTCTGACAGAAGCTATGCCGCCCAAGCTGGAAACGGTATTTTCGGAAGCGGGCCTGATTTAG
- the fucO gene encoding lactaldehyde reductase yields MANRIVLNETSYHGSGAILEIPGEVKRRGFQKAFIASDPDLIKFNVTTKITKILEENEMDYEIYSDIKPNPTIENVQTGVEAFKTSGADYIIAVGGGSSMDTAKAIGIIIANPEYEDVRSLEGVAPTKKPSVPIIAVPTTAGTAAEVTINYVITDVEKKRKFVCVDPHDIPIVAIVDPDMMASMPKGLTAATGMDALTHAIEGYITKGANPITDMFNLKAVELIGKSLRGAVENTVEGREGMALGQYITGMGFSNCGLGIVHSMAHALGAVYDTPHGVANAILLPTIMEYNADTTGEKYRDIARAMGVEGTESMTEEEYRKAAVDSVKKLSADVGIPADLTQIAKEEDVQFLAESAAADACAPGNPREASLEDIIKLYKSLM; encoded by the coding sequence ATGGCAAACAGGATTGTATTAAACGAAACATCATATCACGGCTCCGGTGCAATTTTGGAGATTCCAGGCGAGGTAAAAAGAAGAGGATTTCAGAAAGCTTTTATTGCATCGGATCCCGACTTAATTAAATTTAACGTAACCACGAAGATTACAAAGATCCTGGAAGAAAACGAAATGGATTATGAGATCTATTCAGATATTAAGCCAAACCCGACCATAGAAAATGTCCAGACAGGGGTAGAGGCATTTAAAACGTCAGGAGCGGATTATATCATAGCGGTCGGCGGCGGCTCTTCCATGGATACGGCTAAAGCCATCGGCATCATCATTGCAAATCCGGAATATGAAGATGTAAGAAGCTTAGAAGGAGTGGCTCCCACTAAAAAACCAAGCGTACCGATCATCGCCGTTCCCACCACAGCAGGTACGGCAGCGGAAGTTACCATCAACTATGTAATCACTGATGTGGAAAAGAAACGCAAATTTGTCTGCGTGGATCCTCATGATATTCCCATTGTTGCCATCGTTGATCCGGACATGATGGCCAGTATGCCAAAGGGCCTGACTGCCGCTACAGGCATGGACGCTTTGACCCATGCAATCGAAGGTTATATTACAAAGGGTGCCAATCCCATCACAGATATGTTCAATTTAAAGGCAGTTGAGTTAATAGGAAAAAGCTTAAGAGGGGCCGTGGAAAATACCGTCGAAGGCCGGGAAGGCATGGCATTGGGCCAGTACATTACAGGAATGGGATTTTCAAACTGCGGCCTTGGTATCGTACATTCCATGGCACATGCACTTGGCGCTGTTTATGACACACCTCATGGGGTGGCAAACGCCATTCTGCTTCCTACCATCATGGAGTATAACGCCGATACAACCGGTGAGAAGTACCGTGATATCGCAAGGGCAATGGGTGTGGAAGGAACTGAGAGCATGACGGAAGAAGAATACCGCAAGGCAGCGGTTGATTCGGTCAAAAAACTGTCAGCAGATGTAGGGATACCGGCAGATTTAACACAGATAGCAAAAGAAGAGGATGTGCAGTTCCTGGCAGAATCCGCAGCGGCAGATGCATGCGCTCCAGGAAACCCCAGGGAAGCCAGTCTGGAAGATATCATCAAACTTTATAAATCACTTATGTAA